One Paenibacillus sp. FSL W8-0186 genomic window carries:
- a CDS encoding uracil-DNA glycosylase, translating to MFGNDWDQVLAAEMDKPYFHELMDWLDQEYREHTVFPPRPYLFQALKLTGYSQTRAVILGQDPYHGAGQAHGLSFSVLPGVKIPPSLRNIYKELSSDLGIPVPSEGTLTSWAEEGVLLLNTVLTVREGLAGSHQGKGWEKFTDAVVAALNEREEPVVFILWGSHAQKKGAQINTDRHLVIESAHPSPLAARRGFFGSRPFSRTNAFLKAQGEQPIDWNVIHSHK from the coding sequence ATATTCGGCAACGATTGGGACCAGGTGCTTGCAGCGGAGATGGACAAGCCGTATTTCCATGAGCTGATGGATTGGCTGGATCAGGAGTACAGGGAGCATACGGTATTCCCGCCGCGGCCGTATTTGTTCCAGGCCTTGAAGCTGACGGGCTACAGCCAGACACGGGCGGTGATTCTGGGGCAGGATCCATATCATGGCGCAGGCCAAGCCCATGGCTTAAGCTTCTCTGTGCTGCCTGGGGTAAAGATTCCGCCATCGCTGCGGAACATCTATAAGGAGCTGTCCAGCGATCTTGGAATTCCTGTTCCTTCTGAAGGCACTTTGACTTCATGGGCCGAAGAGGGTGTGCTGCTGTTGAACACGGTGCTGACCGTACGCGAAGGGCTGGCCGGCTCCCATCAGGGCAAGGGCTGGGAGAAGTTTACGGATGCGGTCGTAGCAGCGTTAAATGAAAGGGAAGAGCCTGTGGTTTTCATTTTATGGGGAAGCCATGCCCAGAAAAAAGGAGCGCAAATCAATACGGATCGCCATCTTGTCATTGAATCGGCCCATCCGAGTCCTTTGGCGGCGAGACGGGGCTTTTTTGGAAGCCGTCCTTTTTCCCGGACTAATGCTTTTTTGAAAGCGCAAGGCGAACAACCGATCGATTGGAACGTAATTCATAGCCATAAATGA